The Synechococcus sp. CC9605 sequence CCTGTCGCTCTGCTGAGTGTTTCCGATAAGTCCGGGCTGGTGCCCCTGGCGGAGGCCCTGCATCGGACCCATGGCTATCAGCTGCTCTCCAGTGGGGGCACGGCCAAGGTGCTCGAGCAGGCCGGCCTACCGGTGACCCGTGTGTCGGACCACACCGGGGCTCCAGAAATTCTTGGCGGTCGTGTGAAAACGCTCCATCCAAGGGTGCATGGCGGGATTTTGGCCAAGCGGGGTGACGCGTCTCACCAGGCCGATCTTGAGCAGCAGAACATCGCCCCCATCGATATGGTGGTGGTCAACCTCTATCCCTTCCGCGAAACGATTGCGCGGCCTGACGTCACCTGGGATCAGGCGATCGAGAACATCGACATCGGTGGCCCTGCCATGGTGCGGGCGGCCGCCAAGAATCACGCCGATGTGGCTGTCCTCACCAGTCCTGACCAATACGACCGTCTGTTGACCGCCATGGCGGAGTCGGGCGGGAGCGTGCCTTCGGCGCTGCGGCGCCAACTGGCCCTTGAAGCGTTCAATCACACCGCGTCGTACGACACCGCCATCGGCCGCTGGATGGCCGAGCAAGCCACCGCAAAAGGCTGCCCCTGGTTGGAGGCGGTGCCGCTGCGGCAGACCCTGCGGTATGGCGAAAATCCCCACCAGAAAGCGCGCTGGTTCAGCCATCCCAAACAGGGTTGGGGTGGTGCCATTCAGCTGCAGGGCAAGGAGCTGAGCACTAACAACCTTCTGGATCTCGAGGCGGCCCTCGCCACGGTGCGGGAGTTCGGCTACGGAGCCGACGGCTCCGCACCGGCGTCGCAACCCGCGGCCGTGGTCGTCAAGCACACCAATCCCTGTGGCGTGGCCGTCGGAGCTTCGATGCCTGCAGCACTGACGCGGGCCCTGGATGCCGATCGGGTGAGTGCCTTCGGCGGCATCATCGCCATGAACGATGTGGTGGAAGCAACGGCGGCCCGTGAGCTCACCAGCCTGTTCCTGGAATGCGTCGTGGCACCAGGTTTCACGCCCGAAGCGCGGGAGGTGCTGGCGGCCAAAGCCAATCTGCGCTTGTTGGAACTGGCTCCGCAGGCCATTGATGTGGCTGGCCCCGATCACGTGCGGAGCATTCTGGGTGGTCTCCTGGTTCAGGATCTCGATGACCAGGCGATCACGCCGACCGACTGGACCGTGGCCAGCCAGCGGCCGCCCACACCCCAGGAAAAGCTGGACCTTGAATTTGCCTGGCGTTTGGTGCGTCACGTGCGCTCCAACGCCATCGTTGTTGCCAAGGATGGGCAGAGCCTTGGCGTGGGTGCCGGGCAGATGAATCGCGTGGGCTCCGCGCGGATTGCCCTGGAAGCTGCAGGTGAGAAAGCGCAGGGAGCCGTTCTGGCAAGTGATGGCTTCTTCCCGTTTGACGACACAGTGCGTCTGGCTGCCAGCCAGGGCATCACCGCAGTGATTCATCCCGGCGGGAGCATGCGCGATGGCGATTCGATCAAAGCTTGCGATGAGCTCGGCCTGGCGATGCAGCTCACGGGGCGCCGTCATTTCCTGCATTGAC is a genomic window containing:
- the purH gene encoding bifunctional phosphoribosylaminoimidazolecarboxamide formyltransferase/IMP cyclohydrolase, with protein sequence MAPVALLSVSDKSGLVPLAEALHRTHGYQLLSSGGTAKVLEQAGLPVTRVSDHTGAPEILGGRVKTLHPRVHGGILAKRGDASHQADLEQQNIAPIDMVVVNLYPFRETIARPDVTWDQAIENIDIGGPAMVRAAAKNHADVAVLTSPDQYDRLLTAMAESGGSVPSALRRQLALEAFNHTASYDTAIGRWMAEQATAKGCPWLEAVPLRQTLRYGENPHQKARWFSHPKQGWGGAIQLQGKELSTNNLLDLEAALATVREFGYGADGSAPASQPAAVVVKHTNPCGVAVGASMPAALTRALDADRVSAFGGIIAMNDVVEATAARELTSLFLECVVAPGFTPEAREVLAAKANLRLLELAPQAIDVAGPDHVRSILGGLLVQDLDDQAITPTDWTVASQRPPTPQEKLDLEFAWRLVRHVRSNAIVVAKDGQSLGVGAGQMNRVGSARIALEAAGEKAQGAVLASDGFFPFDDTVRLAASQGITAVIHPGGSMRDGDSIKACDELGLAMQLTGRRHFLH